The Deinococcus depolymerans DNA window CGGCGGGTTCTCCGCGCACGCCGACCAGGACGACCTGCTGGCCTTCCTGGACACGGCGGGCCGGCCCCACGTGTGGCTGGTGCACGGCGAACCGGACGTCATGGACTCGTTCCTGCCGGTCCTCGCGGCGCGCGGCCTGAAGGGCGACATCGTCCCGGACCGGCAGCCGGTGGACCTGACCGGCCCCGGCTACCCGGACGGCCGCCCCCCCGGCTTCGTGCCTGCCTCCCCGCGCGGCGCGCACGCCGAGGCGGGCGAGTAGCGCGGGCAGGCCAGCAGGGAAGGGGGCGGGCGGGCCGGGACGGCCAGGGGAGACATGCCCCTGGGCAGCGCCCACAGCGGCGCGCTACGCTGAAGGACCATGAAACGTGCCCTGCCCTTCCTGCTGCTTGCCCTGACTGCCTGCGGTTCCAAAGGCATCGAGGGTGTCCAGACCTTCACGTACCCGGCGGGCGACCACCGCAGCGGCTCACTGAAATACGCCGAGAATCCCCCGGCCGGCGGGCCGCACAACCCCTCGTGGCAGAACTGCGGGGTGTACAGCAGCCCCCTGTACAACGAGTACGCGGTGCACAGCCTCGAACACGGCGCAGTGTGGATCACGTACCGCCCGGACCTGGACGCCGCCGGGCTGGACACCCTGAAGAACCTGGTGGACGGCCGCCCCTACACGCTGCTCAGCCCCTACGAGGGCCTGGACACCCCGGTCGCCATCAGCGCCTGGGGCGCGCAGCTGAAGGTGGAGAAGCCCGACGACGCCCGCCTGAAGGCCTTCCTGGACAAGTACGAGCAGGGCGCGACCGCCCCGGAACGCGGCGCGGCGTGCAGCGGCGGGTACAGCGGCACCAGCTGATACGGACTCCGATTGAATGGCTTACAAAGCCGTTCAATCCGAGCGAAGCGAGTGGGAGAAAACCGGGTTCCGGGCGTGGAGCTGGCGACCCGGTGGGGTTCCGATCTGTCAGCGAAACAGACGGAATCCGTATGAGCGGCACACACGGAGACGGACTCCGCTTGAAAGGGGAGGGGCCGGAGGTGGAATTCGTTCCCCTCCGGCCCCCCTTCCGGGTCAGGTTCAGCCCTTGTTCTCGTCCTCGTCGAAGTACTCGAAGCGGTGCGGCCCGATCTCGACGGTGTCGCCCTCGCGCGCCCCGGCGCGTTTCAGGGCGTTGTACAGGCCCTGGCGTTTGAAGACGTTCCCCAGGTACTCCGAGGCTTCTTCCAGGTAGCGCGAGAAGCGCACGATGCGTTCCTCGAAGCCCCCGCCGATGACCTTCCAGACCCGCTCCGGCTGGCCGTCGTTGATGATGCCCACGCCCTGCGCGGCCGGGTCGATGCGGAACTCGATGCGCAGCGGTTCCTCGCGCACCACGTCCGACTCAATGTCCAGCGCGTGCGTCTGCGCCCACAGTTCCCGGTCCGGCAGCAGCTGGAACAGCGACTCGCGCAGTTCGTTCAGGCCCTGACCTTCCTTGGCGCTCACGCGCAGCACCGGCAGGCCCGACCCGATCAGTTCGTCCTCGACCATCACGGCCAGGTCCTCGTCGACCAGTTCCACCTTGTTCAGCGCGATCAGCGCCACCTGCTCCAGCAGCGTGGGGTCGTAGGAACGCAGCTCGGCCTGCAGTTGCGCCAGTTCGCCCACCGGGTCGCGGGTCACGTCCAGCACGTACACCAGCACGCGCGTGCGGCTGATGTGCCGCAGG harbors:
- a CDS encoding DUF3105 domain-containing protein is translated as MKRALPFLLLALTACGSKGIEGVQTFTYPAGDHRSGSLKYAENPPAGGPHNPSWQNCGVYSSPLYNEYAVHSLEHGAVWITYRPDLDAAGLDTLKNLVDGRPYTLLSPYEGLDTPVAISAWGAQLKVEKPDDARLKAFLDKYEQGATAPERGAACSGGYSGTS